The following are encoded together in the Bacillota bacterium genome:
- a CDS encoding NAD(P)H-dependent oxidoreductase subunit E, producing MSAAQTKQTKDKRARLEVAPKPGEAGGTACKCQGKLPDDRYGILDDIIAKHKDVPGSLIPVLHEAQQLFGCLPEDVQTRIAKGLGVPESEVYGVATFYSLFSLRPKGKWTVNVCLGTACYVRGAAACLEAVKKELGVDIGGTSRDGLFTLQAVRCLGACALAPVVMIGDTVFARVKPEDIPRILAEYAASHSSESAAS from the coding sequence ATGTCGGCAGCGCAGACCAAGCAGACGAAAGACAAGCGCGCCCGCCTCGAGGTCGCACCGAAGCCGGGCGAAGCTGGCGGGACCGCTTGCAAGTGTCAAGGGAAGCTCCCGGACGATAGGTACGGCATTCTGGATGACATCATCGCCAAGCACAAGGACGTCCCTGGATCACTCATACCCGTGCTTCACGAAGCTCAACAGCTCTTCGGCTGCCTTCCGGAAGACGTGCAGACCCGGATCGCGAAGGGCCTCGGAGTGCCGGAGAGCGAGGTCTACGGGGTCGCCACGTTCTACTCGCTTTTCTCGCTTCGCCCGAAAGGTAAGTGGACCGTGAACGTGTGCCTCGGCACCGCCTGTTACGTAAGGGGCGCTGCGGCGTGTCTGGAGGCCGTAAAGAAGGAGCTCGGCGTGGACATCGGCGGCACCAGTCGTGACGGGCTTTTCACGCTTCAGGCCGTGAGGTGTCTCGGTGCGTGCGCGCTTGCCCCGGTGGTCATGATCGGCGATACGGTGTTCGCACGCGTCAAGCCCGAGGACATTCCGAGGATACTTGCGGAGTACGCCGCTAGTCATTCCAGCGAGTCAGCCGCGAGCTAG
- the guaB gene encoding IMP dehydrogenase → MDFDDKFGHVALTFDDVLLEPAYSEVMPGEVDVSTRLTARIRLNIPLASAAMDTVTEARLAIAMAREGGIGVIHKNMSIERQAGEVDKVKRSEHGIIVDPIFLEPHNLIRDALAIMERYHISGVPITKNGKLVGILTNRDLRFETNYDQPIENVMTKENLVTAPVGTTLEEAKSILQRHKIEKLPIVDKNFMLKGLITIKDILKAKQFPNAAKDERGRLRVGAAVGTVGALERAGALVDAGVDLLVVDTAHGHSRLVLETVKALKANFKNVDVAAGNVGTAEGARALIEAGADAIKVGIGPGSICTTRVVAGIGVPQVTAIFECARVARDHGIPVIADGGIKYSGDITKAIAAGADVVMIGRLFAGTEESPGERVIYKGRSFKVYRGMGSVEAMKEGSSDRYFQDTTHKLVPEGIEGRVPYKGALADTVYQLVGGLRAGMGYCGARNIAELQRNTRFIRMTGAGLRESHPHDIVITREAPNYSLTDTDVEEM, encoded by the coding sequence ATGGATTTCGATGACAAGTTCGGGCATGTTGCTCTGACGTTCGATGACGTCCTTCTGGAGCCAGCCTACTCCGAGGTGATGCCGGGGGAGGTGGACGTATCGACGAGGCTGACCGCGAGGATCCGCCTAAATATCCCGCTTGCGAGCGCCGCCATGGACACCGTGACCGAGGCGAGGCTCGCCATAGCGATGGCGCGCGAGGGTGGCATCGGCGTCATCCACAAGAACATGTCAATCGAGCGCCAAGCGGGCGAGGTGGACAAGGTAAAGCGGTCGGAGCACGGGATCATCGTGGACCCGATCTTCCTGGAGCCCCATAACCTTATACGGGATGCTCTCGCGATAATGGAGCGCTACCACATTTCCGGGGTGCCCATCACGAAGAACGGCAAGCTTGTGGGGATACTCACCAACAGGGACCTTCGGTTCGAGACCAACTACGACCAGCCCATCGAGAACGTCATGACCAAGGAGAACCTGGTAACCGCGCCGGTCGGCACCACTCTGGAAGAAGCCAAGAGCATCCTGCAACGCCACAAGATAGAGAAGCTTCCCATAGTCGACAAGAACTTCATGCTCAAAGGCCTCATCACTATAAAGGACATCTTGAAGGCCAAGCAGTTTCCGAACGCCGCCAAGGACGAGAGAGGCCGGCTTCGCGTCGGGGCCGCCGTGGGGACCGTGGGCGCGCTGGAGCGAGCGGGGGCTCTCGTGGATGCGGGCGTTGACCTCCTTGTGGTGGATACGGCGCACGGACATTCCCGCCTTGTTCTGGAAACGGTCAAGGCGCTCAAGGCGAACTTCAAGAACGTGGATGTGGCCGCGGGCAACGTGGGGACGGCCGAGGGTGCCAGGGCGCTCATTGAGGCAGGGGCAGACGCGATCAAGGTTGGCATCGGCCCGGGGTCCATCTGCACTACGAGGGTGGTCGCGGGGATCGGGGTGCCTCAGGTCACGGCGATCTTCGAGTGCGCGCGCGTAGCGAGGGATCATGGTATCCCAGTGATAGCCGACGGAGGCATCAAGTACTCAGGGGACATCACGAAGGCCATTGCTGCAGGCGCGGACGTGGTGATGATCGGCCGGCTTTTCGCGGGCACCGAGGAAAGCCCCGGAGAGCGCGTCATCTACAAAGGACGGAGTTTCAAGGTCTACCGTGGGATGGGGTCCGTGGAGGCTATGAAGGAAGGGTCCAGCGACAGGTATTTCCAGGACACTACGCACAAGTTGGTGCCGGAAGGCATCGAGGGTCGGGTCCCGTACAAGGGTGCGCTCGCAGACACGGTATACCAGCTCGTGGGCGGGCTCCGCGCGGGGATGGGTTACTGTGGCGCGCGCAATATCGCCGAGCTTCAGAGGAACACGAGGTTCATCAGGATGACAGGAGCTGGCTTGCGTGAAAGCCACCCGCACGATATCGTGATAACGCGCGAGGCGCCCAATTACAGCCTGACCGATACAGATGTGGAGGAAATGTAA